A window of the Henckelia pumila isolate YLH828 chromosome 3, ASM3356847v2, whole genome shotgun sequence genome harbors these coding sequences:
- the LOC140889751 gene encoding secreted RxLR effector protein 161-like, giving the protein MKRGPYASVVGSLMYAMICTQPNLCYDVGIVSRYQSNPGPEHWTVVKHILKYLCRTRGYILVYIASELRPVGYADSKFQANRDSHKSTSGSVFTLGCGAIIWRSIKQYCIADSTMKAEYVAACEATKKTVWQKKFLLSLELVPSAYTVITLYCDNSGVVANVKEPRNINMENTLNGSISSERYRSTRRCDSVQDNIY; this is encoded by the coding sequence ATGAAACGAGGTCCATATGCTTCGGTTGTAGGAAGTCTCATGTATGCTATGATTTGCACTCAACCAAACCTTTGTTATGATGTTGGAATTGTTAGTAGATATCAGTCAAACCCAGGACCAGAGCATTGGACTGTTGTAAAGCATATTCTCAAGTATCTTTGTAGAACTAGAGGGTATATTCTTGTTTATATAGCTTCTGAGTTGAGACCTGTGGGGTATGCTGATTCTAAATTTCAAGCTAATAGAGACTCTCATAAGTCTACATCAGGATCTGTATTCACATTGGGTTGTGGTGCCATTATTTGGAGGAGTATCAAGCAATATTGTATTGCTGATTCCACTATGAAAGCGGAGTATGTGGCAGCTTGTGAAGCAACAAAAAAAACCGTTTGGCAAAAAAAGTTTTTGCTCAGCCTCGAGCTTGTTCCTTCTGCATACACTGTCATTACTTTATATTGTGATAACAGTGGTGTAGTGGCAAATGTAAAAGAACCCAGAAACATCAACATGGAAAACACATTGAACGGAAGTATCAGTAGTGAGAGATATCGTTCAACGAGAAGATGTGACAGTGTGCAAGATAACATCTATTGA